A part of Halobaculum sp. MBLA0143 genomic DNA contains:
- a CDS encoding ABC transporter substrate-binding protein: MPYDNSENGSETSDDRRRFLKYLSATSAAVGLAGCSSSSGGSTETATEANTPTPEPVKGTDTPAETEEGADQIPKGGTFKVSSTSTANGLNVFRIGDGNTSDRVSQVMDFGFERNSPEYEDVFPLWFESFDVSDDLTTITYKLRDNLEWGNGYGQFTAEDWVYSIENIFTADWASYTYSYLFTIGKNNDPIEINKVDKLTLEASIPDSRPFFPYNEPLGGIIPIPKEVAQPYVEDQDADGLSKDDEVLRATFNGNLGAWDLKRWEQQSVYEFERAEDYYLREVAEEDDAVPNVFTEAPFFDEYHVQYFDKSSTARQAVKADGIDRVGIPSTKVGNWQNREGVDLYENPFISYSGYLGINQRVNGWSELRNKKVRQALSHIYHNEFVAENIAKGRAGVQDTLYPKWGPYYPDDVVSFEGSLDKARQLLKEGTSSDYGYSGDTFVGPDGNQLELDLAYVSDETDDLRASYLKERLSKVGIKLNINTTSWTSLLSNYFRTNNPAEGVTQEEIGYGDDNARPSTYNFGPYDEAVSSKSWDLMLTLGFSYGPLTPAGTITALFGEKENFNAYGYAPDRDLVGLREQARTADSREAAQSTITEMLQYLSEERPVVFEYNPINYTAYRSEVLGKPDNPAASYYVDQEKDRMYFSDGNPGR, from the coding sequence ATGCCGTACGACAACTCCGAGAACGGCAGCGAAACGTCGGACGACCGACGGCGTTTCCTGAAGTACCTCAGCGCCACCAGTGCCGCAGTCGGGCTGGCAGGCTGTAGCAGTAGTTCTGGCGGGTCGACGGAGACCGCGACGGAAGCGAACACCCCGACGCCGGAGCCGGTCAAGGGGACCGACACCCCGGCCGAGACGGAGGAGGGAGCCGACCAGATTCCGAAGGGTGGGACGTTCAAGGTCTCCAGCACGTCGACGGCCAACGGGCTCAACGTCTTCCGAATCGGTGACGGGAACACGAGTGACCGTGTCAGTCAGGTGATGGACTTCGGCTTCGAGCGCAACAGCCCGGAGTACGAGGACGTCTTCCCGCTGTGGTTCGAGAGCTTCGACGTTAGCGACGACCTGACGACGATCACGTACAAGCTCCGTGACAACCTGGAGTGGGGTAACGGGTACGGCCAGTTCACGGCCGAAGACTGGGTGTACAGCATCGAGAACATCTTCACGGCCGACTGGGCGAGCTACACCTACTCGTACCTGTTCACCATCGGGAAGAACAACGACCCGATCGAGATCAACAAGGTGGACAAGCTGACGCTCGAGGCGTCGATTCCGGATTCACGGCCGTTCTTCCCGTACAACGAGCCGCTCGGCGGGATCATCCCGATCCCGAAGGAGGTCGCACAGCCGTACGTCGAAGATCAGGACGCCGACGGGTTGTCGAAAGACGACGAAGTCCTGCGGGCGACGTTCAACGGGAACCTCGGTGCGTGGGACCTCAAGCGGTGGGAACAGCAGTCTGTCTACGAGTTCGAGCGCGCGGAGGACTACTACCTGCGTGAGGTCGCCGAAGAGGACGACGCCGTGCCGAACGTGTTCACCGAGGCACCGTTCTTCGACGAGTACCACGTGCAGTACTTCGACAAGTCCTCGACCGCCCGCCAGGCGGTCAAGGCCGACGGGATCGACCGTGTCGGAATTCCGTCCACGAAGGTGGGCAACTGGCAGAACCGTGAGGGGGTCGACCTGTACGAGAACCCGTTCATCTCCTACTCCGGCTACCTCGGGATCAACCAGCGTGTCAACGGCTGGAGCGAACTCCGGAACAAGAAGGTTCGTCAGGCCCTCTCGCACATCTACCACAACGAGTTCGTCGCAGAGAACATCGCCAAGGGTCGCGCTGGGGTTCAGGACACCCTGTACCCGAAGTGGGGGCCGTACTACCCGGACGACGTCGTCTCGTTCGAGGGCTCGCTGGACAAGGCACGTCAGCTGCTGAAGGAGGGCACCTCCAGTGACTACGGCTACTCCGGTGACACGTTCGTCGGGCCGGACGGCAACCAGTTGGAACTGGATCTGGCGTACGTCTCCGACGAGACGGACGACCTCCGCGCGTCGTACCTCAAGGAACGGCTGAGCAAGGTCGGCATCAAGCTGAACATCAACACGACCTCCTGGACGAGCCTCCTGTCGAACTACTTCCGGACGAACAATCCGGCCGAGGGCGTCACTCAGGAGGAAATCGGCTACGGCGACGACAACGCTCGCCCGTCGACGTACAACTTCGGTCCGTACGACGAGGCGGTCTCCTCGAAGTCCTGGGACCTGATGCTCACGCTCGGGTTCAGCTACGGGCCGCTCACTCCCGCGGGGACGATCACGGCGTTGTTCGGCGAGAAGGAGAACTTCAACGCCTACGGGTACGCGCCGGATCGTGACCTCGTCGGGCTCCGCGAGCAGGCGAGAACCGCCGACAGCCGCGAGGCCGCACAGAGCACGATCACGGAGATGCTCCAGTACCTCTCGGAGGAACGGCCGGTTGTCTTCGAGTACAACCCGATCAACTACACTGCCTACCGCTCGGAGGTGCTGGGCAAGCCGGACAACCCGGCAGCCAGCTACTACGTCGACCAAGAGAAGGACAGGATGTACTTCTCCGACGGTAACCCCGGCCGGTAG
- a CDS encoding NAD(P)/FAD-dependent oxidoreductase, which yields MTRVGVIGAGAAAAAAVFELSGADATADVTVLEKSGGLCGRAATRRQGPLTYDYGANYVKSDDDRVTRLLTERLDDDGLADVTEPVYTFGADGEVSPGREPDGHKWSYEAGLTQIAKRLFARTDATVNRRTRVETIHRNDDTWRLTDTDGETWGPFDILLVNPPAPQTAALWEAADWDHPLRARLADTVSAVDYRSIWTAVLHYEFPLDVPYYALVDTEKQHPVGWISREECKRGHVPDGETLLIVQAGADWSRERYDHDPEQNVADLAAHAADLVGDDRLTDPAWTDHQGWRYALPEEAVDPAPFADAEAHGLFHLGDWVPGEARLHAALRDGLETGERLAETV from the coding sequence ATGACACGAGTCGGCGTAATCGGCGCGGGTGCGGCGGCGGCGGCGGCAGTCTTCGAGCTGTCTGGCGCCGACGCGACGGCGGACGTGACGGTGTTGGAGAAGTCCGGTGGGCTGTGTGGTCGAGCGGCAACCCGTCGTCAGGGGCCGCTGACGTACGACTACGGCGCCAACTACGTCAAGTCGGACGACGACCGAGTGACGCGACTACTCACCGAACGGCTGGACGACGACGGACTCGCCGACGTGACGGAGCCGGTGTACACGTTCGGCGCCGACGGCGAGGTCTCTCCCGGCCGCGAGCCGGACGGGCACAAGTGGTCGTACGAGGCCGGACTCACCCAGATCGCAAAGCGGTTGTTCGCCCGGACGGACGCGACCGTCAACCGCCGGACCCGGGTCGAGACGATCCACCGCAACGACGACACCTGGCGACTGACCGACACGGACGGCGAGACCTGGGGGCCGTTCGACATCCTGCTGGTCAACCCGCCGGCGCCACAGACGGCGGCGCTGTGGGAGGCTGCCGACTGGGACCACCCTCTCCGTGCCCGGCTCGCCGACACGGTCTCGGCCGTCGACTACCGCTCTATCTGGACGGCGGTGTTACACTACGAGTTCCCGTTGGACGTACCCTACTACGCACTCGTCGACACGGAGAAGCAACACCCCGTCGGTTGGATCTCCCGCGAGGAGTGCAAGCGCGGCCACGTCCCCGACGGGGAGACGTTGTTGATCGTCCAGGCCGGCGCCGACTGGTCCCGCGAGCGGTACGACCACGACCCCGAGCAGAACGTCGCCGACCTCGCGGCCCACGCGGCCGATCTCGTCGGCGACGACAGGCTCACCGACCCTGCCTGGACCGACCACCAGGGTTGGCGGTACGCCCTCCCGGAGGAAGCCGTCGACCCGGCGCCGTTCGCCGACGCCGAAGCCCACGGTCTCTTCCACCTCGGCGATTGGGTGCCCGGCGAGGCCAGACTCCACGCCGCCCTCCGCGACGGACTGGAGACGGGCGAACGGCTGGCCGAGACGGTCTAG
- a CDS encoding YgaP-like transmembrane domain has product MPEDNVGGTDRLVRAVVAVVGTVVAVRALASGRRKTGLVAGLAALGAGFNVTTQFCGLNALLGVDTTEE; this is encoded by the coding sequence ATGCCGGAAGACAACGTCGGCGGAACGGACAGACTGGTGCGCGCCGTGGTCGCGGTCGTGGGGACGGTCGTCGCCGTCCGGGCGCTCGCGTCGGGACGACGGAAGACCGGACTCGTCGCCGGGCTGGCGGCGCTCGGCGCGGGGTTCAACGTCACGACGCAGTTCTGCGGCTTGAACGCGCTCTTGGGCGTCGACACGACCGAGGAGTGA
- a CDS encoding acyl-CoA thioesterase encodes MPSVSETYIENRERVQPDDVNNYGSAHGGNVVKWMDEVGAMSAMRLAGDTCVTARINSLNFERPIPRGDICVVESYAYATGETSVRVRLRAYRESPRTGEREQTTDSYFVFVAVDDEMNPTTVPELTVEGERCRELQEAALAGERQD; translated from the coding sequence GTGCCGTCAGTCAGCGAGACGTACATCGAGAACCGCGAACGGGTCCAGCCGGACGACGTCAACAACTACGGCTCCGCACACGGGGGGAATGTCGTCAAGTGGATGGACGAGGTGGGAGCGATGTCGGCGATGCGGCTCGCCGGCGATACCTGCGTCACCGCACGGATCAACAGCCTGAACTTCGAACGGCCGATTCCACGAGGGGACATCTGTGTCGTGGAGTCGTACGCCTACGCGACCGGAGAGACGAGCGTCCGAGTGCGGCTGCGCGCCTACCGGGAGTCGCCCCGGACGGGAGAGCGTGAGCAGACGACGGACTCGTACTTCGTGTTCGTCGCCGTCGACGACGAGATGAACCCGACGACGGTGCCGGAGCTCACCGTCGAGGGGGAGCGCTGTCGAGAGCTACAGGAGGCTGCACTCGCGGGGGAACGGCAGGACTGA
- a CDS encoding GAF domain-containing protein, whose amino-acid sequence MNSRQERVQVLYEISLAVGRGDGLEETAREGLSAYLRKLNCAAGAVLADDDAGEHEPVASVPARPTLNEGYRAAVDWLREHDETPPLPEMLSVGESTRVYLLELPGFGVLVLVKRGNRIGENTVGALGALNRKLADACRAEQVERELRGQRDRFEAVVETVPEPMVNVVTHDGESVVRDVNSAFEATFGCDREEAVGESLAALFDAPTDDRHSAETSVLDGGPATELAADRPTLGPDGVDTAWVNSETPVKREVVRPTPDGQRVFRLRTVPVPATEADHEQFGLYVDITEQRERQRTLERLYRAVRSFFDAESREAVCRRAVQAAADVLDFSTCGVHLYDRGTEGLVPMASVGTSEALDDGPPTYTDHETVVWQVYREREPVVVSDTATFDGRLPDTTTARSGLILPLGRHGVFIASATVRGAFDEADQYFGKLLARTLQTALDRTTREQSLREVQAATRSLVTAESAAAVAERLVGRVAETTSGPYTTVWRHDPTESQLTPVAWTDATEAVLGDGEVPTFEAGDSIAWEVFESGEARRVDSVSGNEAAYDPGSVMQSEVIVPLGEYGVLASGSRLPGDFSNEEFEILQTLAASAESALQIVRKQRELDVLDGVLARILRHNIRNDLNVVRGRAEMIVERGPAECAQHAERIVDTAQQVLSTAEHAKEIREVVNRRDERAQASLREIVDAATTAVDAPDGEVHVGELPAATVSVHPHFDAAVRHAVENGIEHTDTETPRVEVTAQTDDDRTVIEISDDGPGIPEAEVEPLRAGEETRLVHGSGAGLWIVDRVIRYSGGTVAFDTTGEGTTVRIVL is encoded by the coding sequence ATGAACTCCCGTCAGGAACGGGTGCAGGTGCTGTACGAGATCTCGTTGGCCGTCGGCCGGGGGGACGGCCTCGAGGAGACGGCCCGCGAAGGACTGTCGGCGTACCTCCGGAAGCTGAACTGTGCGGCCGGGGCGGTGTTGGCCGACGACGACGCCGGCGAGCACGAGCCGGTCGCGTCCGTCCCGGCGCGGCCGACCCTCAACGAGGGGTACCGGGCGGCCGTCGACTGGCTCCGAGAGCACGACGAGACACCCCCGTTGCCGGAGATGCTGTCCGTCGGCGAGTCGACGCGTGTGTACCTCCTGGAGCTGCCGGGGTTCGGCGTGCTCGTACTGGTGAAGCGCGGCAACCGGATCGGCGAGAACACCGTCGGCGCCCTGGGTGCGCTCAACCGGAAGCTGGCGGACGCCTGTCGGGCCGAACAGGTGGAGCGTGAGCTCCGCGGCCAACGCGACCGGTTCGAGGCGGTCGTGGAGACGGTGCCGGAGCCGATGGTGAACGTGGTGACCCACGACGGGGAGTCCGTCGTCCGGGACGTGAACTCCGCGTTCGAGGCGACGTTCGGCTGTGACCGCGAGGAGGCGGTCGGAGAGTCGCTCGCGGCGTTGTTCGACGCCCCGACCGACGACCGGCACAGCGCCGAGACGAGCGTGTTGGACGGGGGGCCGGCGACGGAGCTGGCCGCCGACAGGCCGACCCTCGGACCGGACGGCGTGGACACCGCCTGGGTGAACAGCGAGACGCCCGTGAAACGCGAGGTGGTGCGGCCGACGCCGGACGGGCAGCGTGTGTTCCGGCTCCGGACGGTGCCGGTGCCGGCGACGGAGGCCGACCACGAGCAGTTCGGGCTGTACGTCGACATCACGGAACAACGCGAGCGACAGCGGACGCTGGAACGGCTCTACCGGGCCGTCCGGTCGTTCTTCGACGCCGAGAGCCGCGAGGCGGTGTGTCGTCGAGCCGTGCAGGCGGCCGCGGACGTGCTCGACTTCTCGACGTGTGGCGTCCACCTGTACGACCGCGGGACCGAGGGGCTCGTTCCGATGGCGTCCGTCGGCACGTCGGAGGCGCTAGACGACGGGCCACCGACGTACACGGACCACGAGACCGTCGTCTGGCAGGTCTACCGGGAGAGGGAGCCGGTGGTCGTCTCCGACACGGCGACGTTCGACGGCCGGCTGCCGGACACGACGACCGCCCGGAGTGGGCTCATCCTGCCGTTGGGGCGCCACGGCGTGTTCATCGCGTCGGCAACGGTGCGCGGCGCCTTCGACGAGGCCGACCAGTACTTCGGGAAGCTGTTGGCGCGGACGCTCCAGACCGCCCTGGACCGGACGACACGCGAACAGTCGCTGCGGGAGGTCCAGGCGGCCACCCGGTCGCTCGTCACCGCCGAGTCGGCGGCTGCGGTCGCCGAGCGGCTCGTGGGGCGGGTGGCAGAGACGACGAGTGGGCCGTACACCACGGTCTGGCGCCACGACCCCACCGAGAGTCAGCTCACCCCGGTCGCCTGGACGGACGCGACGGAGGCGGTGCTCGGCGACGGGGAGGTGCCGACGTTCGAGGCGGGCGACAGCATCGCCTGGGAGGTGTTCGAGTCGGGCGAAGCCAGACGTGTCGACAGCGTCTCGGGGAACGAGGCGGCGTACGACCCCGGCAGCGTGATGCAGTCGGAGGTGATCGTGCCGTTGGGGGAGTACGGCGTACTCGCCAGCGGCTCTCGACTCCCCGGTGACTTCTCCAACGAGGAGTTCGAGATCCTCCAGACGCTGGCGGCCAGCGCGGAGTCGGCGCTCCAGATCGTCCGCAAGCAACGAGAGTTAGACGTGTTAGACGGGGTTCTGGCGCGCATTCTCCGGCACAACATTCGCAACGACCTCAACGTCGTCCGAGGACGCGCGGAGATGATCGTCGAGCGCGGACCGGCGGAGTGTGCCCAGCACGCAGAACGGATCGTCGACACCGCACAGCAGGTGTTGTCGACGGCGGAACACGCCAAGGAGATCCGCGAGGTGGTGAACCGACGCGACGAGCGCGCACAGGCGAGTCTCCGGGAGATCGTCGACGCGGCGACGACGGCCGTGGACGCCCCGGACGGGGAGGTTCACGTCGGCGAACTCCCGGCGGCGACCGTCTCCGTCCACCCGCACTTCGACGCCGCCGTGCGTCACGCCGTCGAGAACGGGATCGAACACACGGACACCGAGACGCCCCGGGTGGAGGTGACGGCGCAGACGGACGACGACCGGACCGTGATCGAGATCAGCGACGACGGCCCGGGGATCCCGGAGGCGGAGGTGGAGCCACTGCGGGCCGGCGAGGAGACCCGACTCGTCCACGGCAGCGGCGCTGGCCTGTGGATCGTCGACCGGGTGATCCGGTACTCCGGGGGGACCGTCGCGTTCGACACGACCGGCGAGGGCACGACCGTGCGGATCGTCCTGTAA
- a CDS encoding FIST signal transduction protein, translated as MRQEHTTGDETVVRAVAERVAAEEGVRGLFVLVGAAAPAGVEALAPDQWSVDVPVVGGVFPEVIRAGERTDTATVVVGLPVAPEIQTVTGLSDETAEIRSQLDPTVPERGHETAFVLVDSHADRVGAFVDRLFDTYGVEVTFVGGGAGPLSEPDGPSLFTGAGPVTDGAVVAATPLSSSVGVHHGWQEIAGPFRVTESDGRTVRTLDSEPAFERYCEVVADDAGQTPTREEFFETAKAYPFGISRVGAETVVRDPYAVGDDGSVDCFGSVPEGEFVHVLHGEPDRLVAAARQARDDASDGAGDDDTLWFFDCISRVLFLEDDFSRELAAIGDDGEPPVGALTVGEIANDGHGHLEYYNKTAVVASVDES; from the coding sequence ATGCGCCAGGAGCACACCACAGGAGACGAGACAGTAGTCCGAGCAGTCGCAGAGCGGGTCGCCGCCGAGGAGGGCGTTCGGGGACTGTTCGTACTGGTCGGCGCGGCGGCACCGGCCGGAGTGGAGGCGCTCGCGCCAGACCAGTGGAGCGTCGACGTACCGGTCGTCGGCGGCGTGTTTCCGGAGGTGATCCGCGCCGGCGAACGGACGGACACGGCGACGGTCGTCGTCGGGCTCCCGGTCGCGCCGGAGATCCAGACGGTGACCGGGCTGAGCGACGAGACGGCCGAGATTCGTAGCCAGTTGGACCCGACTGTGCCCGAACGGGGCCACGAGACGGCGTTCGTCCTGGTGGACTCACACGCCGACCGGGTCGGCGCGTTCGTCGACCGGTTGTTCGACACGTACGGCGTCGAGGTGACGTTCGTCGGCGGCGGCGCCGGCCCGCTGTCGGAGCCGGACGGCCCGAGTCTGTTCACGGGCGCCGGGCCGGTGACGGACGGCGCCGTCGTGGCGGCGACGCCGTTGTCGAGCTCCGTCGGCGTCCACCACGGCTGGCAGGAGATCGCCGGCCCGTTCCGCGTCACGGAGTCCGACGGCCGGACCGTCCGGACCCTGGACAGTGAGCCGGCGTTCGAGCGCTACTGCGAGGTGGTCGCCGACGACGCCGGGCAGACGCCGACCCGGGAGGAGTTCTTCGAGACGGCGAAGGCGTACCCGTTCGGTATCTCTCGTGTGGGCGCGGAGACGGTCGTCCGAGACCCGTACGCCGTCGGCGACGACGGCAGCGTCGACTGCTTCGGCTCGGTGCCGGAGGGTGAGTTCGTCCACGTCCTCCACGGGGAACCCGACCGGCTCGTCGCGGCCGCTCGCCAGGCGCGCGACGACGCGAGTGACGGCGCGGGCGACGACGACACGCTGTGGTTCTTCGACTGTATCTCCCGGGTGTTGTTCCTGGAAGACGACTTCTCGCGGGAGCTCGCGGCCATCGGCGACGACGGCGAGCCGCCGGTGGGGGCGCTCACGGTCGGCGAGATCGCCAACGACGGCCACGGCCACCTGGAGTACTACAACAAGACGGCTGTCGTCGCCAGCGTGGACGAGTCATGA
- a CDS encoding 3-hydroxyacyl-CoA dehydrogenase family protein, translating into MRSLSDVETVGVVGAGTMGNGIAQVAAAAGYDVVMRDIERSFVDDGLDSIDDSLSRLADEDALSESPETIRGRLTGTTDLGDLADADLVVEAAVEDVDVKREIFADLDEITDDDVVLATNTSTLSITTIAAATERPELVVGVHFMNPVPIMDGVEVVVGEHTADEVTALAHEFAADLDKETWESDDKPGFVTNRVLMPWINEGIRAFDEGVATRDDLDRGMKLGTNVPMGPLELADHIGLDICLDASQTLHEELGDRYKPAYLLKRKVDAGKLGKKTGEGFYEYE; encoded by the coding sequence ATGCGTTCACTCTCCGACGTTGAGACGGTCGGCGTCGTCGGCGCCGGCACGATGGGTAACGGCATCGCGCAGGTCGCCGCGGCCGCCGGCTACGACGTGGTGATGCGCGACATCGAACGGTCGTTCGTCGACGACGGGCTCGACAGCATCGACGACTCACTGTCCCGACTCGCCGACGAGGACGCGCTCTCCGAGTCGCCCGAGACGATCCGCGGGAGGCTCACCGGCACGACCGACCTCGGCGACCTGGCCGACGCCGACCTCGTCGTCGAGGCCGCCGTCGAAGATGTCGACGTGAAACGGGAGATCTTCGCGGACCTCGACGAGATCACCGACGACGACGTCGTGCTGGCGACGAACACCTCCACGCTGTCGATCACGACCATCGCCGCCGCGACGGAGCGCCCCGAACTCGTCGTCGGCGTCCACTTCATGAACCCCGTCCCGATCATGGACGGCGTCGAGGTGGTCGTCGGCGAACACACCGCCGACGAGGTGACCGCGCTCGCTCACGAGTTCGCGGCCGACCTCGACAAGGAGACCTGGGAGTCCGACGACAAGCCCGGCTTCGTCACCAACCGGGTCCTCATGCCCTGGATCAACGAGGGGATCCGCGCGTTCGACGAGGGTGTGGCGACGAGAGACGACCTGGACCGCGGGATGAAGCTCGGTACGAACGTCCCGATGGGACCGCTGGAGCTGGCCGACCACATCGGGCTCGACATCTGTCTCGACGCCAGCCAGACGCTCCACGAGGAACTGGGCGACCGGTACAAGCCCGCTTACCTGTTGAAGCGGAAGGTGGACGCCGGGAAGCTCGGGAAGAAGACCGGTGAGGGGTTCTACGAGTACGAGTAG
- a CDS encoding helix-hairpin-helix domain-containing protein: MPHDAETDDLDPTELKFVGPATAEVIEAASFGPEAVARKEASFGMLLDAGVNHGVAARIRREHSLPWSFDTEADREDLDRRSDQIRGLGDGERAWVSASTGDWADADADAPPTSEGARRDDGPAPRGEWPETARPDEGTDEPDSTGEWPETARPDEETDEPDSTGEWPETARPDEETGEPDSTGEWPETARPDGVVPDDEAPSSGGPTDTDDRTPATADGSGDPVQAETAWRERSAPVPVSELDGVDETVRDRLAAAGITSVRSLATADSAAVAAALDLSEETVAQLRATARSFAGSP, from the coding sequence GTGCCACACGACGCCGAGACTGACGACCTGGACCCGACGGAGCTGAAGTTCGTCGGGCCGGCGACGGCCGAGGTGATCGAGGCGGCGTCCTTCGGACCCGAGGCAGTCGCACGCAAGGAGGCTTCCTTCGGGATGTTGTTGGACGCCGGCGTCAACCACGGCGTGGCCGCTCGCATCAGACGAGAGCACTCGTTGCCGTGGTCGTTCGACACGGAGGCGGACCGCGAGGACCTGGACCGTCGCTCCGACCAAATCCGCGGGCTCGGTGACGGGGAGCGGGCCTGGGTGTCGGCCTCGACGGGTGACTGGGCGGACGCCGACGCCGACGCCCCGCCGACGAGCGAGGGCGCACGGCGCGACGACGGACCGGCACCCCGGGGCGAGTGGCCGGAGACGGCGCGCCCAGACGAAGGGACGGACGAGCCAGACAGTACCGGTGAGTGGCCGGAGACGGCGCGTCCGGACGAGGAGACGGACGAGCCAGACAGTACCGGTGAGTGGCCGGAGACGGCGCGCCCGGACGAGGAGACGGGCGAGCCAGACAGTACCGGTGAGTGGCCGGAGACGGCGCGCCCGGACGGGGTGGTACCGGACGACGAGGCGCCGAGCAGTGGCGGCCCCACGGACACGGACGACCGGACGCCGGCGACCGCGGACGGCTCCGGCGATCCGGTCCAGGCGGAGACGGCCTGGCGGGAGCGGTCGGCCCCGGTGCCGGTGTCGGAGCTGGACGGCGTCGACGAGACGGTCCGAGACAGACTCGCGGCCGCGGGGATCACGTCCGTCCGGTCGCTGGCGACGGCCGACTCGGCGGCGGTCGCGGCGGCGCTGGACCTCTCCGAGGAGACGGTCGCACAGCTCCGTGCCACCGCCCGGTCGTTCGCCGGCAGCCCCTGA
- a CDS encoding class I fructose-bisphosphate aldolase: MLPDADDAITRDGKALILAYDHGLEHGPVDFEPNPETADPTEVFDLATHDAVTAVAVQKGIAEAYYPEYADEVNLLTKLNGTSNLWMGEPDSALNCTVEYAAEELDTDAVGFTLYAGANGEVEMAEEFRRVQEAAREHDLGVVMWAYPRGQGLKNDTKPGVISYATRMGLELGADIAKVKYPGDSDAMAHACDVSGRTKVVMSGGSKTDDRAFLETVSEAVEAGADGLAVGRNVFQRDNPAEILDALEAVIFEDATVTEALEYTGETAVAGD; this comes from the coding sequence ATGTTACCCGACGCCGACGACGCGATCACGCGGGACGGGAAGGCGCTAATCCTGGCGTACGACCACGGGCTAGAGCACGGACCGGTGGACTTCGAGCCGAACCCGGAGACGGCCGACCCGACGGAGGTGTTCGACCTGGCGACACACGACGCCGTGACGGCCGTCGCCGTCCAGAAGGGGATCGCGGAGGCGTACTACCCGGAGTACGCCGACGAGGTGAACCTCCTGACGAAGCTCAACGGCACCTCCAACCTCTGGATGGGGGAGCCGGACTCGGCGCTCAACTGCACGGTCGAGTACGCGGCCGAGGAGTTGGACACCGACGCCGTCGGGTTCACGCTGTACGCGGGCGCCAACGGCGAGGTAGAGATGGCAGAGGAGTTCCGCCGCGTCCAGGAGGCGGCCCGCGAGCACGACCTGGGCGTCGTGATGTGGGCGTACCCCCGCGGCCAAGGGCTGAAGAACGACACCAAGCCGGGCGTCATCAGCTACGCCACTCGGATGGGGCTGGAGCTGGGGGCCGACATTGCCAAGGTGAAGTACCCCGGCGACAGTGACGCGATGGCACACGCCTGTGACGTGTCCGGCCGGACGAAGGTGGTGATGTCCGGCGGGTCGAAGACGGACGACCGGGCGTTCCTGGAGACCGTCTCCGAGGCGGTCGAGGCGGGCGCAGACGGACTCGCCGTCGGGCGGAACGTGTTCCAACGCGACAACCCCGCGGAGATCTTGGACGCCCTGGAGGCGGTGATCTTCGAGGACGCCACCGTCACGGAGGCGTTGGAGTACACCGGGGAGACGGCCGTCGCCGGCGACTGA
- a CDS encoding class 1 fructose-bisphosphatase: protein MTDGVEAVFDAVAAAAAEVRAGLPERRGYTDETNPSGETVLAADVYADDRLEDRLTALDAVGAYASEERDGVVDAGTGLSVTCDPLDGSSNLPTGNVVGTVVGVYDDDLPARGRALVAAGYVLYGPVTTMVVARDDVTEYLVEDGAREPVGDVQVPAEPSVYGFGGRVSDWTPAFREFVRSIESAGELKLRYGGAMVGDVNQVLTRGGVFGYPAVDGSPDGKLRLQFEGNPVAYVVETAGGASSDGDGSILDRPADRLHGRTPVFVGNETTIDRLESAVE, encoded by the coding sequence ATGACGGACGGAGTCGAGGCGGTGTTCGACGCGGTCGCCGCCGCCGCGGCGGAGGTACGCGCCGGGCTGCCGGAGCGACGCGGGTACACGGACGAGACGAACCCCTCCGGCGAGACGGTGTTGGCGGCCGACGTCTACGCGGACGACCGTCTGGAAGACCGGCTGACGGCGTTGGACGCCGTCGGCGCGTACGCCAGCGAGGAACGCGACGGGGTCGTCGACGCCGGCACGGGGCTGTCCGTGACGTGTGACCCGCTCGACGGCTCCTCGAACCTCCCGACCGGCAACGTCGTCGGCACGGTGGTCGGCGTGTACGACGACGACCTCCCGGCACGCGGTCGGGCGTTGGTCGCGGCGGGCTACGTCCTCTACGGCCCGGTGACGACGATGGTCGTCGCCCGCGACGATGTCACGGAGTACCTCGTCGAAGACGGCGCCCGCGAACCGGTCGGCGACGTCCAGGTTCCGGCGGAGCCGTCGGTGTACGGTTTCGGCGGCCGGGTGTCCGACTGGACGCCCGCCTTCCGGGAGTTCGTCCGCTCGATCGAGTCCGCGGGGGAACTGAAGCTGCGGTACGGCGGCGCGATGGTCGGCGACGTGAACCAGGTGTTGACCCGTGGGGGCGTGTTCGGCTACCCCGCCGTCGACGGCTCCCCGGACGGGAAGCTCCGGCTCCAGTTCGAGGGGAACCCGGTCGCGTACGTGGTCGAGACCGCCGGCGGCGCCTCCTCCGACGGCGACGGCTCGATCCTCGACCGGCCGGCCGACCGGCTCCACGGCCGGACCCCCGTGTTCGTCGGTAACGAGACGACGATCGACCGCCTGGAGTCGGCAGTAGAGTAG